AAAGAAGATCTTTGTGGAAAATATTACATCGCTGCACTTAAGGACCATGTTAATTTAGGTTTTTCATTAAAAGGATTATCGAAAAAGGAGCAAGAATTATTTGAAGGTAGTGGAAAAACAATGAAGCATATTAAGGTTTATTCTT
This portion of the Patescibacteria group bacterium genome encodes:
- a CDS encoding DUF1801 domain-containing protein, with the translated sequence MDEKVDEYIKKQKSPQKEICQRLRKIILKTFPEINEEMRVGVPCYGHTKEDLCGKYYIAALKDHVNLGFSLKGLSKKEQELFEGSGKTMKHIKVYS